A window of the Barnesiella propionica genome harbors these coding sequences:
- a CDS encoding terminase, with protein sequence MRQEIMDILAENRRRNDRINAKFNPITGEGAILERIKIEISDFSIPVQYIPKEMMRVPLVSKLAKLGSIRIFIEKLGVEYSDEEKEKVAQQFVRVRCRYDFCFWAALFVFIKGKGEGGEDIRFRLISPQRKLILCFEKKRIANKPIRLILLKARQWGGSTATQIYMAWLQLIHKIGLNSLIVAQVSSTSTEIKDMFDRMINAYPTYMLHKLGDIYDDNEPKMIGVGQSGSIHRIPQRNCKIKIGSAESPNSFRGGDYNLVHCSEVGLWKATDGKSPEQIVRSACSGILYKPYTMIVYESTANGTGNFFQREYDAAKEGKSQFEALFVAWYEIDWNTVAVENIEEFATMLYDNKQNGNANSNREENGKYLWWLWEQGATLEAINWYILERRKYTDHGGMASECPSDDVEAFVHSGARVFDKYKVENLKSACREPRYIGDVCSEADNGEGALRNIRFEQDNQGLLWIWSLPEIDEEEDVTDRYLVVVDVGGRSYKADWSVICVFDRLYMAEGGKPMVVAQWYGHIDMDLLAWKAVQIAAFYDNALLVIESNTLETKDKERQVDGDQSVFILNQIKDIYPNLYARKQNEQEIVERVPKKYGFHTNMATKPMIISTLVKVVRENLYIERDKRCLDEYITYEKKKNGAFGAIVGKHDDLLMTRAIGLHICFFEMELPVFVKRAKKLNHGRKRKAISAATI encoded by the coding sequence ATGAGACAAGAAATAATGGACATACTAGCTGAAAACCGTCGGCGTAATGACCGGATAAACGCAAAGTTCAATCCTATTACAGGCGAAGGAGCAATTCTTGAACGTATCAAGATTGAAATTTCCGATTTTTCCATACCGGTACAGTACATCCCAAAGGAGATGATGCGTGTACCGCTAGTTAGTAAATTAGCTAAATTAGGCTCTATCCGGATATTTATTGAAAAATTAGGTGTTGAATATTCCGATGAAGAAAAAGAAAAAGTAGCACAACAGTTTGTTCGCGTGCGATGCCGTTACGATTTTTGTTTTTGGGCGGCGCTTTTCGTCTTCATAAAAGGAAAAGGAGAAGGAGGGGAAGATATTCGTTTTCGGCTTATTAGTCCGCAGCGTAAACTCATTCTTTGCTTTGAGAAAAAACGTATAGCAAACAAACCCATCCGGCTCATACTCTTAAAAGCCCGGCAATGGGGCGGATCTACAGCCACGCAAATTTATATGGCATGGTTGCAACTCATTCACAAAATAGGACTCAATTCGCTTATTGTAGCCCAGGTTAGTAGCACATCCACCGAAATAAAAGATATGTTCGACCGGATGATAAATGCTTATCCGACATATATGCTGCACAAATTAGGCGATATCTACGATGACAATGAACCTAAAATGATAGGGGTAGGGCAAAGCGGAAGCATTCACCGCATACCTCAGCGAAATTGCAAAATAAAGATAGGTTCGGCCGAAAGCCCTAATTCTTTCCGTGGAGGCGATTACAATCTCGTACATTGCTCCGAGGTAGGACTATGGAAAGCTACGGATGGAAAATCACCGGAGCAGATTGTGCGATCAGCCTGTTCCGGAATACTTTACAAGCCTTACACGATGATAGTTTACGAGAGTACCGCCAATGGAACCGGTAATTTCTTCCAGCGTGAATACGATGCGGCCAAAGAAGGTAAATCACAGTTTGAAGCTTTGTTCGTAGCATGGTATGAAATTGATTGGAATACCGTTGCAGTTGAAAATATCGAAGAATTTGCAACAATGTTGTATGATAATAAACAAAATGGCAATGCTAATTCCAATCGGGAGGAAAACGGAAAATATCTCTGGTGGCTATGGGAACAAGGTGCAACCCTTGAAGCTATTAATTGGTACATTTTGGAACGCCGTAAATATACCGATCATGGTGGAATGGCATCCGAATGTCCGTCCGACGATGTAGAAGCTTTCGTTCATTCAGGAGCTCGTGTATTCGACAAATATAAGGTCGAGAATCTTAAGTCTGCCTGTCGTGAACCTCGATATATAGGAGATGTCTGTTCCGAAGCGGACAATGGAGAAGGTGCATTGCGTAATATTCGTTTTGAACAAGATAATCAGGGCTTATTATGGATATGGTCGTTACCCGAGATAGATGAAGAAGAAGACGTTACCGACCGCTATTTGGTAGTTGTTGATGTCGGCGGCCGCTCTTATAAAGCCGATTGGTCGGTTATCTGTGTATTCGACCGCTTGTATATGGCCGAAGGAGGAAAACCCATGGTAGTGGCGCAATGGTATGGGCATATCGATATGGACTTGCTCGCTTGGAAAGCTGTACAAATTGCGGCATTTTACGATAATGCATTACTCGTTATCGAAAGCAATACACTCGAAACAAAAGATAAAGAACGGCAAGTTGATGGCGATCAGTCCGTTTTCATACTCAATCAGATTAAAGATATCTATCCCAATCTGTATGCACGAAAACAGAATGAGCAGGAGATAGTCGAACGGGTACCGAAAAAATATGGTTTCCATACCAATATGGCCACAAAGCCTATGATTATTTCGACATTGGTGAAGGTAGTCCGTGAAAACCTGTATATCGAAAGAGATAAGCGTTGCTTGGATGAATATATAACCTATGAAAAGAAAAAGAATGGGGCATTTGGTGCAATAGTAGGGAAACACGACGATTTGTTGATGACAAGAGCGATAGGTCTGCACATCTGTTTCTTTGAGATGGAATTACCGGTGTTTGTCAAACGTGCGAAGAAACTTAATCATGGTAGAAAACGGAAAGCGATATCCGCTGCAACAATATAA
- a CDS encoding portal protein: MAKEILHRLSKITPSVEMDTVERARQNGYRRAFEVLMEAQQHWNNMSYFRKDRERNKRYTYGDQWKDVIKVDGCYKTEEEYIKEQGNVPLKNNLIRRLVRNVLGVYRSQAKEPTCTARDRDEQKLGETMSIILQCNMQMNRMNELYARTMEEFLISGLIVHRKWFGWRNDKCDCWTDYVQPNNFFIDNHMRDFRGWDVNCLGEVHDVTFETLCQQFAESPDDYQRLKRIYTFAHNRQFISTNCERFGYSKMENYDFLFTSDPTRCRVIEVWRRESKPRYRCHDYNNGDVYKIETEDYADMVEAVNRDRLQKGVACGIPKEEIPFIKATWFMDDYWYFYYLTPFGDILKEGETPYEHKSHPYVFKAYPYIDSEIHSFVSDVIDQQRYTNRLITLYDWIMRASAKGVLLFPEECLPKGMSLEDIADEWSRFNGVIAIKAKAGNPLPQQIANNSTNIGITELLNIQLKFFEDISGVNGALQGKPGFSGMSASLYSQQTQNATTSLLDLLESFSMFVIDSAYKDVKNIQQYYDTKRVFNIAGKSGAQIEYDPKKIRDIEFDLSITESTSTPAYRQMANDFLMEIWRTGQISLQQLLQHGDFPFADELLQSLQSQQEQMEQGQTPGELSPEMLTQIQQGANMDAVNKAYGMLRGEQQAKSN, encoded by the coding sequence ATGGCAAAAGAAATACTACACCGATTGAGTAAAATTACGCCCAGCGTGGAAATGGATACCGTAGAAAGAGCGAGACAAAATGGCTATCGCAGGGCATTTGAAGTGCTTATGGAGGCTCAACAGCACTGGAACAATATGAGTTATTTTCGTAAAGACAGAGAACGCAACAAACGTTATACATACGGTGACCAATGGAAAGATGTAATCAAAGTGGACGGGTGTTATAAAACGGAAGAAGAATATATTAAGGAGCAGGGGAACGTTCCTTTAAAAAATAACCTTATCCGCCGACTGGTTCGCAACGTGCTCGGAGTGTACCGCAGTCAAGCAAAAGAACCCACTTGTACGGCCCGCGACCGAGATGAACAGAAACTCGGCGAAACGATGAGTATCATTCTGCAATGTAATATGCAGATGAACAGAATGAACGAACTTTATGCCCGTACTATGGAAGAGTTCTTAATAAGCGGATTAATTGTTCATCGTAAATGGTTTGGCTGGCGTAACGATAAATGTGATTGCTGGACGGACTATGTTCAACCGAATAATTTTTTTATCGACAACCATATGAGGGATTTCCGGGGATGGGACGTAAACTGTCTGGGAGAAGTCCACGACGTTACTTTTGAAACTTTATGTCAACAATTTGCAGAAAGTCCGGATGATTACCAACGGCTGAAACGCATCTACACTTTTGCCCATAACAGACAATTCATCAGTACGAACTGTGAGCGTTTCGGTTATTCGAAAATGGAAAATTATGATTTTCTTTTTACGAGCGATCCGACACGGTGCCGGGTCATAGAGGTGTGGCGGAGAGAGAGTAAACCTCGCTACCGTTGCCACGACTATAATAACGGGGACGTATATAAGATAGAAACAGAAGATTATGCGGATATGGTAGAGGCTGTAAATAGGGATCGACTACAAAAAGGTGTTGCCTGTGGAATACCCAAAGAGGAGATTCCTTTTATAAAAGCAACCTGGTTTATGGATGATTACTGGTATTTTTATTATCTCACTCCCTTCGGTGATATACTAAAGGAAGGTGAAACGCCATATGAGCACAAAAGCCATCCGTATGTCTTTAAGGCTTACCCCTATATAGACAGTGAAATACATTCCTTTGTGAGTGATGTTATAGACCAGCAACGATATACGAACCGCCTTATAACGTTATACGACTGGATTATGCGGGCCAGTGCGAAGGGAGTCTTATTATTTCCTGAAGAATGTTTACCCAAGGGTATGAGCCTTGAAGATATAGCAGATGAATGGAGCCGATTTAACGGTGTTATAGCTATCAAAGCTAAAGCAGGTAACCCATTACCTCAGCAGATAGCTAATAATTCGACCAATATCGGTATAACTGAATTGCTGAATATACAACTTAAATTCTTTGAGGATATATCCGGTGTAAATGGTGCTCTGCAAGGAAAACCTGGTTTTTCGGGCATGAGCGCCAGCCTATACTCCCAACAGACACAAAACGCCACAACTTCGTTGCTTGACTTGCTTGAAAGTTTCAGCATGTTTGTCATAGATTCAGCTTATAAAGATGTCAAAAATATTCAACAATATTACGACACCAAACGGGTATTTAATATCGCCGGAAAGAGCGGAGCACAAATAGAGTATGATCCCAAAAAGATAAGGGATATAGAGTTTGACCTTAGTATTACAGAGAGTACTTCTACTCCAGCCTACCGGCAAATGGCCAATGACTTCCTCATGGAAATATGGCGTACAGGCCAGATTTCGTTGCAACAACTTTTGCAACACGGTGATTTTCCATTTGCCGACGAACTGCTACAGAGTCTTCAAAGCCAACAGGAGCAGATGGAGCAAGGCCAAACGCCCGGCGAGCTTTCACCAGAAATGCTTACACAAATTCAACAAGGTGCAAATATGGATGCTGTCAATAAAGCATATGGAATGCTTAGAGGGGAGCAACAAGCAAAATCAAACTAA
- a CDS encoding rhomboid family intramembrane serine protease encodes MVRRTKAKTAVLVLAVIIIVLHSVGISPECVGIYKGSAVFTRFIYPFFHATWLHTLLNMWCLISLVFNYNISLYSLIIAYMITISFPVDTFNLILGPGNFLLPTVGFSGICFALMGRVALFVKKKWLFQSWIWVYIIIGFLFPASNGWLHLYCYSVGLFAGYLNKPVR; translated from the coding sequence ATGGTACGAAGAACGAAAGCGAAAACAGCGGTACTTGTTTTAGCCGTTATTATTATCGTATTACATAGCGTAGGCATATCACCGGAATGTGTCGGTATTTACAAAGGCTCGGCCGTATTTACCCGGTTCATATACCCGTTTTTTCACGCTACATGGTTGCATACATTACTCAATATGTGGTGTTTGATTTCTCTGGTATTCAATTACAATATTTCTTTATATAGCTTGATAATTGCATATATGATAACTATATCTTTTCCGGTCGATACATTTAATTTAATTCTGGGTCCTGGGAATTTCCTTTTACCTACAGTAGGTTTCTCTGGCATATGTTTTGCTTTGATGGGGCGTGTCGCTTTATTTGTTAAAAAAAAATGGCTCTTTCAGTCGTGGATTTGGGTGTATATCATTATAGGCTTCTTATTTCCGGCTTCAAACGGATGGTTACATCTTTACTGTTACAGTGTTGGGCTGTTTGCCGGATACCTTAATAAGCCTGTCAGATGA
- a CDS encoding LamG domain-containing protein, with product MSMISKFPRYGINNTFRFDNRVFLGKGEQMKPFSVEFIFRVDSFNSYVPIIWSTATNNNTYLAYHVPGKYFYNPTRDGAASEDTRFPFDIKLGKTYHMVYVIDETGGKMYIDGVFVAQNGNKSYIWNHLIDGSELFSGSTDKTEGWTGNIYSFRV from the coding sequence ATGAGCATGATAAGTAAATTTCCGAGATACGGGATAAATAATACCTTTCGTTTTGATAACAGGGTATTTTTGGGTAAAGGGGAACAGATGAAGCCTTTTTCCGTAGAATTTATTTTCCGTGTTGATTCTTTCAATTCATACGTTCCTATAATATGGAGTACGGCAACTAACAATAATACCTATCTGGCGTATCATGTACCTGGGAAATACTTCTATAATCCTACGAGGGATGGAGCCGCCTCAGAGGATACAAGGTTTCCCTTTGATATCAAGCTGGGAAAGACGTATCACATGGTTTATGTGATAGATGAAACCGGAGGTAAAATGTATATTGACGGTGTATTTGTAGCGCAAAACGGAAATAAGTCGTATATCTGGAATCATTTAATAGATGGTAGCGAACTATTTAGCGGTTCGACTGACAAAACGGAAGGATGGACGGGTAACATCTATTCTTTCCGTGTATT
- a CDS encoding SU10 major capsid protein, with product MWGIFLTLLTLLTGAGTGVMMADASALPDAGITDSGGPDGTSGIATETQGRRDGDPEMYTKDIDKRIIKIRPMATPIDQISRYAKAQPSDSFEVKYYSVGTRPISCKTTSDTTVQTSGASVTLSVDDANMFTLDDTIRVVGVKAKYDDKGNAYDADDENTPDLVLCVCGRNDSTNMPTVYAVNGNLDSNKQAIYVPAIPSGTTLVRMGKACGELDVQTGRFNNIPTAEIQYCQNFMIQVEQSTFDKIAAKEVDWNFSDIEEDGIYDMRLSQENTFLFGVRNVIHHTTKNGAATWFTKGIWWMAGKDIEVGEWDDTKKCAVISDENLVDITKDLFVGTGIGNKRKILFCGSDMLSAFSKIKSEKFRLKDTVEVWNLKFKSWDTDFGEVLTIHHELFDSNGMSDCGFALDPEYLTKKTHVSWSRNILDLQKAGVRRTDAVVIQEVACLYLRYAKAHARMQLAQAPSSNS from the coding sequence ATGTGGGGAATTTTCCTTACTCTTCTTACTCTCCTTACGGGAGCCGGAACAGGAGTAATGATGGCGGATGCTTCCGCATTGCCTGATGCAGGTATAACCGACTCGGGTGGGCCGGACGGAACCAGCGGTATTGCTACGGAAACTCAAGGACGACGTGACGGTGATCCGGAGATGTACACTAAAGACATTGATAAACGTATTATCAAAATTCGTCCTATGGCAACCCCTATCGACCAAATAAGCCGATATGCCAAGGCACAGCCAAGCGACAGCTTCGAAGTAAAATATTACAGTGTTGGTACTCGTCCCATTAGTTGCAAAACCACCTCTGACACAACCGTTCAAACAAGCGGTGCAAGCGTGACACTGAGCGTAGATGATGCGAATATGTTTACTTTAGACGATACTATACGTGTTGTAGGAGTAAAAGCTAAATATGATGACAAAGGAAATGCCTATGATGCTGACGACGAAAACACTCCGGACTTAGTCTTGTGTGTGTGCGGACGTAACGACAGTACGAATATGCCTACGGTTTATGCGGTCAATGGAAACCTAGACAGCAATAAACAAGCCATTTATGTTCCTGCCATTCCAAGCGGAACAACTCTCGTAAGAATGGGTAAGGCTTGCGGAGAGCTGGACGTACAAACCGGACGTTTTAATAATATACCAACGGCCGAAATCCAATACTGCCAGAATTTTATGATACAAGTCGAACAGTCTACATTCGATAAAATCGCCGCCAAAGAAGTAGACTGGAACTTTAGCGACATCGAAGAGGACGGTATTTATGATATGCGCCTCTCCCAAGAGAACACATTCCTTTTTGGTGTACGCAATGTTATTCATCACACTACTAAAAATGGTGCGGCTACTTGGTTTACTAAAGGAATTTGGTGGATGGCCGGTAAAGACATCGAGGTGGGAGAATGGGATGATACAAAGAAATGCGCCGTTATCAGTGACGAAAACCTTGTAGATATTACTAAGGACCTTTTTGTAGGAACAGGTATAGGAAACAAGCGTAAGATTTTGTTCTGCGGCAGTGATATGCTATCTGCATTTTCAAAAATTAAGAGTGAGAAGTTTCGCCTAAAAGATACTGTAGAGGTATGGAACTTAAAGTTCAAGAGCTGGGACACAGACTTTGGCGAGGTTCTTACTATCCATCATGAACTCTTTGATTCCAACGGCATGAGTGATTGCGGTTTTGCCCTCGATCCCGAATATCTGACAAAGAAAACTCATGTGTCCTGGAGCCGCAACATTCTCGACTTGCAAAAAGCCGGAGTGCGCAGAACCGATGCCGTAGTTATCCAAGAAGTCGCTTGCTTATATTTGCGTTATGCTAAAGCGCATGCCCGCATGCAGCTTGCCCAAGCACCTTCATCAAATTCTTAA